Proteins encoded together in one bacterium window:
- a CDS encoding PDZ domain-containing protein, which yields MIRQLKSAVLGCLMLAVALEPSWAAESRRTRVVEIVERVAPAVVNISAEAIVRQADPFFGRLFGRRRRVESLGSGFVVAANGTVVTNAHVIEGASRILVTLSTGRELEAEVLGFDRDSDLAVLKVAGRNLPAVELGSSSDLLIGETVIALGNPLGLSNTVTTGVLSARGRTVPAETGERLFTDFLQTDASINPGNSGGPLVNLEGDVIGINTAIVAGAEGIGFAIPADRVRRVVDDLLRYGSLQPIWTGLRLVSLDRELAREYDLPLDRGAIVEQVHPGSPAARSGFRVSDVLLEVGDRKVSSKEDVMTAVYSVAVGSRVPIKIWRDGSQRALDLPVETPPADLGISHLEAQIGLFVEPFEGRLVIVGVRRGSAADRKGLERGDLVLAANGQPVETTDELAHEVLRALDRGGLLLVVSRGRRSYYLSFRL from the coding sequence ATGATCCGGCAGCTGAAGTCGGCCGTGCTCGGCTGCCTGATGCTGGCGGTAGCTCTCGAGCCCTCCTGGGCCGCTGAGTCCCGACGCACACGGGTGGTCGAGATCGTCGAACGGGTCGCCCCGGCGGTGGTCAACATCTCGGCCGAGGCGATCGTTCGCCAGGCGGATCCCTTCTTCGGCCGGCTTTTCGGCCGCCGCCGCCGCGTCGAGTCTCTCGGCTCGGGCTTCGTGGTGGCCGCGAATGGAACGGTGGTGACCAATGCTCACGTGATCGAGGGAGCTTCCCGGATCCTCGTGACGCTGAGTACCGGCAGGGAGCTGGAGGCGGAAGTTCTGGGTTTCGACAGAGACTCGGATCTGGCCGTGCTGAAAGTGGCAGGTCGGAACCTGCCGGCCGTCGAGCTGGGATCGAGCTCGGACCTGCTGATCGGTGAGACGGTGATCGCGTTGGGCAATCCATTGGGCCTCTCGAACACCGTCACCACCGGCGTGCTTTCGGCGCGTGGCCGAACGGTGCCGGCCGAGACCGGCGAGCGCTTGTTTACGGACTTTCTCCAGACCGACGCGTCGATCAACCCCGGGAACTCGGGTGGTCCGTTGGTGAACCTCGAAGGGGATGTGATTGGAATCAACACCGCTATCGTAGCCGGAGCGGAGGGCATCGGTTTCGCGATCCCGGCCGATCGAGTGCGCCGGGTCGTCGACGATCTGCTGCGCTATGGCTCGTTGCAGCCGATCTGGACCGGGCTCCGACTGGTCAGCCTCGATCGAGAGCTAGCCCGGGAATACGATCTTCCCCTCGACCGCGGAGCCATCGTCGAACAGGTTCATCCCGGATCGCCGGCCGCGCGCTCCGGATTTCGTGTCTCGGACGTGTTGCTCGAAGTTGGCGACCGCAAGGTTTCGTCGAAGGAAGACGTAATGACGGCTGTCTATTCCGTGGCCGTTGGCAGCCGCGTGCCGATCAAGATCTGGCGGGATGGCAGCCAGCGCGCTCTGGACCTACCGGTCGAGACTCCGCCTGCGGATCTCGGCATCAGCCATCTCGAAGCTCAGATCGGTTTGTTCGTCGAGCCCTTTGAAGGTCGATTGGTGATCGTCGGCGTCCGACGCGGGTCGGCCGCCGATCGGAAAGGCCTCGAAAGAGGTGACCTGGTACTCGCCGCCAACGGCCAACCGGTCGAGACGACCGACGAGTTGGCGCACGAGGTGCTGCGGGCGCTCGATCGCGGCGGCCTGCTGCTGGTGGTGAGCAGAGGGCGCAGGTCGTACTATCTGAGCTTCAGGCTCTAG
- a CDS encoding ABC transporter permease, whose protein sequence is MLDVTRRLLRYRGLLWTLVVRELKGRYRGSFLGFFWSLVNPLLLLAVYSFVFTYIFSPRFAEGAAKPYPLFLMCGLFPWVWVSTSLLEGTDSLLAGAGLIRKAVFPAEILPMVFVLSNLVHFLLALPVLSGGLLIGRFLGYPVSGWGAAWLPLIVGLEFLVVGGLTLGLAALNVHFKDVKDILTNVLAVLLYLTPILFPLSFIPWKPGQWAIGWLNPLAPFSTAFQETLFKGDALQPLLLLQMIGWAVIAWVLGTWLFSRLSDSLAEAV, encoded by the coding sequence ATGCTGGATGTAACTCGACGCTTGCTGCGTTACCGCGGCCTTCTTTGGACGCTGGTCGTGCGCGAGCTCAAGGGCCGCTACCGGGGCTCCTTCCTCGGCTTCTTCTGGTCCTTGGTGAATCCGCTTCTGCTGCTGGCGGTGTACTCGTTCGTCTTCACTTACATCTTCAGCCCGAGGTTCGCGGAGGGAGCCGCCAAGCCGTATCCACTGTTCCTGATGTGCGGGTTGTTTCCGTGGGTCTGGGTGTCCACCTCGCTGCTCGAAGGGACCGACTCACTGCTGGCGGGTGCCGGCCTGATCCGAAAGGCGGTCTTTCCGGCCGAGATTCTGCCCATGGTCTTCGTGCTGTCGAATCTGGTTCACTTTTTGCTGGCACTGCCGGTGCTCAGTGGCGGGCTCCTGATCGGTCGCTTTCTCGGCTACCCGGTCAGTGGCTGGGGGGCCGCATGGCTTCCCCTGATCGTCGGTTTGGAATTTCTGGTGGTCGGGGGGCTGACCCTCGGTCTTGCCGCGCTGAACGTCCACTTCAAAGACGTCAAGGACATCCTGACCAACGTCTTGGCGGTGCTTCTCTATCTCACTCCGATCCTTTTCCCGCTGAGTTTCATTCCCTGGAAACCGGGACAGTGGGCGATCGGGTGGCTGAACCCGCTCGCGCCCTTCTCGACTGCCTTTCAGGAGACACTCTTCAAAGGCGACGCCCTGCAACCGCTGCTTCTTCTGCAGATGATCGGCTGGGCCGTGATTGCCTGGGTCCTGGGGACATGGCTATTCAGCCGGCTATCAGACAGTCTGGCGGAAGCGGTTTGA
- a CDS encoding ABC transporter substrate-binding protein, with translation MTRKYLAFLGISLALLGCQKDKAIKISVITPITGSFEIYGQAVKKGVELAYEELRANPDLPFQLELTVVDSEGNPELAAAKLKEEFEAGAVAVIGGVMSDEALEMVAVADRYDRVLISPSASNPQLTGISKNFYRVFPSDSREGTKMGNFASAKLEMETAVIVAKSDTYARGIKEVFQAEFERNDGEVIEVIEYPAGADLSGLIDRVIALNPAGVYLAAFAEDIGMMISELRSKGYRNRILTTSAFAAPAAIEQTGEAGEGVFLTQAAFDASSEDPKIQAFVEAFRSKYGLNPDLYAAHGYDAVMVLVEAFKDGELVATEVWKKVRGLRDFTGVTGTIQFDERGDVQKFPRVYVVEDTNLKDYEKDIEERRRQLLERLRRLEEAQRRRNAG, from the coding sequence ATGACTCGAAAATACCTGGCGTTCTTGGGAATTTCGCTGGCGCTTCTGGGTTGCCAGAAGGACAAGGCAATCAAGATCTCTGTGATCACCCCGATAACGGGCTCTTTCGAGATTTACGGGCAGGCGGTCAAGAAGGGGGTCGAGCTTGCCTACGAAGAGCTCCGGGCCAATCCGGATCTGCCGTTTCAGCTGGAGCTCACGGTGGTCGATTCGGAAGGCAACCCGGAGTTGGCAGCCGCCAAGCTCAAGGAGGAATTCGAAGCCGGCGCGGTGGCGGTCATCGGCGGCGTCATGTCCGACGAGGCGCTCGAAATGGTGGCCGTTGCGGATCGCTACGACCGGGTCTTGATCTCACCCTCGGCTTCGAATCCCCAGCTCACTGGGATCTCGAAGAACTTCTATCGGGTGTTTCCCTCAGATTCTCGCGAGGGCACCAAGATGGGGAACTTCGCTTCCGCCAAGCTCGAGATGGAAACCGCCGTGATCGTGGCGAAATCCGACACCTACGCCCGCGGCATCAAGGAGGTTTTTCAGGCCGAGTTCGAGCGCAACGACGGTGAGGTGATCGAAGTGATCGAATACCCGGCCGGAGCCGACCTCTCCGGTCTGATCGACCGCGTGATCGCACTCAATCCCGCGGGTGTCTACCTGGCCGCCTTTGCCGAGGATATCGGGATGATGATCAGCGAGCTTCGCAGCAAGGGGTATCGAAACCGGATCCTGACGACTTCGGCTTTTGCCGCTCCGGCGGCGATCGAGCAGACCGGCGAAGCCGGCGAAGGTGTTTTTCTGACCCAGGCCGCCTTTGACGCCTCCAGCGAGGACCCCAAGATCCAGGCGTTCGTCGAGGCCTTCCGCAGCAAATACGGTCTGAATCCCGATCTCTACGCCGCCCACGGCTACGACGCCGTGATGGTTCTGGTCGAAGCCTTCAAGGACGGCGAGCTGGTGGCGACCGAAGTGTGGAAGAAAGTTCGGGGACTGAGGGATTTCACCGGCGTGACCGGTACGATTCAGTTCGATGAGCGCGGCGATGTTCAGAAGTTTCCCCGCGTCTATGTCGTCGAAGATACGAATCTGAAGGACTACGAGAAGGACATCGAAGAGCGGCGCCGTCAGCTCCTGGAGAGGCTACGCCGGCTCGAAGAGGCACAGCGCCGCCGCAACGCCGGATAG